The following are encoded in a window of Bradyrhizobium sp. WBOS07 genomic DNA:
- a CDS encoding DUF423 domain-containing protein, which produces MPAHRLLIGLAGLMGAAGVALAAASAHGADASRLATASAMLLFHATAILATTALLARGLLHGGIGLVAAFGLASGAALFAGDLTLRQYAGHALFPYAAPTGGTVMIAGWLALTLAAVTTKR; this is translated from the coding sequence ATGCCGGCCCATCGCCTCCTGATCGGGCTTGCCGGATTGATGGGCGCCGCCGGCGTCGCGCTGGCCGCGGCCTCCGCGCACGGCGCGGATGCGAGCCGGCTTGCCACGGCGAGCGCCATGCTGCTGTTTCACGCAACGGCCATCCTTGCGACCACGGCGCTGCTCGCGCGCGGCCTTCTGCATGGCGGAATTGGCCTCGTCGCCGCATTCGGCCTCGCGAGCGGCGCCGCGTTGTTCGCGGGCGACCTCACCTTGCGGCAATATGCCGGACACGCGCTGTTTCCCTATGCGGCGCCGACCGGCGGAACGGTGATGATCGCGGGCTGGCTGGCGCTGACGCTTGCGGCGGTGACGACGAAGCGCTGA
- the yidC gene encoding membrane protein insertase YidC: MTDNRNTILAVILSGLVLIAWQYFYNVPQMEKQRAQQQTQAELQKGSTPQPSASATPGGAPATPGSAPQPGAAQPSTPAVNQVQPVVARETAIAASPRVKIETPRIVGSISLKGGRIDDIALVQYRETVDPKSPPIVLYSPSGTAEPYYAEFGWVAATGVTAKMPDAQTVWQQEGSGSLTPSTPVLLKWDNGDGLTFRRTIAVDDHYLFTVKDEVNNVGNAPVTLYPFALISRHGAPQVSGYYILHEGLIGYLGDEKLKEYAYKQVDEAKQVNFNNVTNGWLGITDKYWASALLPDTNARLQARFSSNPVGKVHTYQTDYLLDPVTVAIGGTATANARLFAGAKEAGVVGINFPLAGHGGYNKELGLNHFDLLIDWGWFHFLTKPMFLGLDFFFRFFGNFGISILLVTVIVKLLFFPLANKSYASMAKMKSVQPQLLALKERYPDDKVKQQQEMMEIYRKEKINPVAGCLPVLIQIPVFFALYKVLFVTIEMRHAPFYGWIKDLSAPDPTNLFNLFGLIPFDPTTIPVFGHYLALGIWPIIMGITMWFQMKLNPTPPDPTQQIIFNWMPLIFTFMLAGFPAGLVIYWAWNNLLSVVQQSYIMRRNGVKVELFDNLKATFARKAT, from the coding sequence ATGACCGACAATCGTAACACCATCCTCGCCGTCATTCTGTCCGGCCTTGTGCTGATCGCGTGGCAATATTTCTACAACGTGCCGCAGATGGAGAAGCAGCGCGCCCAGCAGCAGACGCAGGCCGAGCTGCAGAAAGGCAGCACGCCCCAGCCGAGCGCGTCCGCGACGCCAGGCGGCGCGCCGGCGACGCCCGGCAGCGCGCCGCAGCCCGGCGCGGCCCAGCCGTCGACGCCGGCGGTGAACCAGGTCCAGCCGGTCGTCGCCCGCGAGACCGCCATTGCAGCCAGCCCGCGCGTGAAGATCGAGACGCCGCGGATCGTCGGCAGCATCTCGCTGAAGGGCGGCCGCATCGACGACATCGCGCTGGTGCAATATCGCGAGACGGTCGATCCGAAATCGCCGCCGATCGTCCTCTATTCGCCCTCGGGCACGGCGGAGCCCTATTACGCCGAATTCGGCTGGGTTGCGGCGACGGGCGTGACGGCGAAGATGCCGGATGCGCAGACCGTCTGGCAGCAGGAGGGCAGCGGCAGCCTGACGCCGTCGACGCCCGTGCTCCTGAAATGGGACAATGGCGACGGCCTCACCTTCCGCCGCACTATCGCCGTCGACGACCATTATCTTTTCACGGTCAAGGACGAGGTCAACAACGTCGGCAATGCGCCTGTCACGCTCTATCCGTTCGCGCTGATCTCGCGCCACGGCGCGCCGCAAGTTTCCGGCTATTACATCCTGCATGAAGGCCTGATCGGCTATCTCGGCGACGAGAAGCTGAAGGAATATGCCTACAAGCAGGTCGACGAAGCCAAGCAGGTGAACTTCAACAACGTCACCAATGGCTGGCTCGGCATCACCGACAAGTACTGGGCCTCGGCGCTGCTGCCCGACACCAATGCGCGCCTGCAGGCGCGGTTCTCGTCGAACCCCGTCGGCAAGGTTCACACCTATCAGACCGACTATCTGCTCGACCCCGTCACGGTCGCGATCGGCGGCACCGCGACGGCGAACGCGCGGCTGTTCGCCGGCGCCAAGGAAGCCGGCGTGGTCGGCATCAACTTCCCGCTCGCCGGCCATGGCGGCTACAACAAGGAGCTCGGCCTCAACCATTTCGATTTGCTGATCGACTGGGGCTGGTTCCACTTCCTCACCAAGCCGATGTTCCTCGGCCTCGACTTCTTCTTCCGCTTCTTCGGCAATTTCGGCATCTCGATCCTGCTCGTCACCGTGATCGTGAAGCTGTTGTTCTTCCCGCTGGCGAACAAGTCCTACGCCTCGATGGCGAAGATGAAGTCGGTCCAGCCGCAGCTGCTGGCGCTGAAGGAGCGCTACCCCGACGACAAGGTGAAGCAGCAGCAGGAGATGATGGAGATCTACCGCAAGGAGAAGATCAATCCGGTCGCCGGCTGTCTGCCCGTGCTGATCCAGATCCCGGTGTTCTTCGCGCTCTACAAGGTGCTGTTCGTCACCATCGAGATGCGGCACGCGCCGTTCTACGGCTGGATCAAGGACCTCTCGGCGCCGGATCCGACCAACCTGTTCAACCTGTTCGGACTGATCCCGTTCGATCCGACCACGATTCCGGTGTTCGGCCATTACCTCGCGCTCGGCATCTGGCCGATCATCATGGGCATCACGATGTGGTTCCAGATGAAGCTGAACCCGACGCCGCCGGATCCGACGCAGCAGATCATCTTCAACTGGATGCCGCTGATCTTCACCTTCATGCTGGCGGGCTTCCCCGCGGGCCTCGTGATCTACTGGGCCTGGAACAATCTGCTCTCGGTGGTCCAGCAGAGCTACATCATGCGCCGCAACGGCGTGAAGGTGGAGCTGTTCGACAATCTCAAGGCGACGTTCGCGCGGAAGGCGACGTAG
- the yihA gene encoding ribosome biogenesis GTP-binding protein YihA/YsxC gives MTDDKDAKLIEAGRKLFARDWQFIWASPSIQTLPPMAGLEVAFAGRSNVGKSSLINALTGRNALARTSHTPGRTQELIFFEVPGKTDLRLVDMPGYGYAKAPKSQVASWTELIHKFLLGRASLARVYVLIDARHGLKDVDLEVLDTLDRSAVSYQIVLTKADQVKASELQARIAETEAALAKHPAAFPNVLATSSRSSTGMESLRAAMAKLLEERSK, from the coding sequence ATGACCGACGACAAAGATGCGAAGCTGATCGAGGCCGGGCGCAAGCTGTTCGCGCGCGACTGGCAGTTCATCTGGGCCTCGCCCTCGATCCAGACGCTGCCGCCGATGGCGGGGCTGGAGGTCGCCTTTGCCGGCCGCTCCAATGTCGGCAAGTCGAGCCTGATCAACGCGCTCACGGGGCGCAACGCGCTGGCGCGCACCTCGCACACGCCGGGCCGCACCCAGGAGCTGATCTTCTTCGAGGTCCCCGGGAAGACCGACCTGCGTCTCGTCGACATGCCCGGCTACGGCTATGCCAAGGCGCCGAAGAGCCAGGTCGCGTCCTGGACCGAGCTGATCCACAAATTCCTGCTCGGACGCGCCAGCCTTGCCCGCGTCTACGTGCTGATCGACGCGCGCCATGGACTGAAGGACGTCGATCTCGAAGTGCTGGACACGCTCGACCGCTCCGCCGTCAGCTACCAGATCGTGCTGACCAAGGCCGATCAGGTGAAGGCGTCCGAGCTACAGGCGCGCATCGCCGAGACCGAGGCCGCGCTGGCCAAGCATCCGGCCGCGTTCCCGAACGTGCTCGCGACATCGTCGCGCAGCTCGACCGGCATGGAGAGCCTGCGCGCCGCGATGGCGAAGCTCTTGGAAGAGCGGAGCAAGTAA